One Defluviitoga tunisiensis genomic window carries:
- a CDS encoding carbohydrate ABC transporter permease has product MKSSLRKKRIISLTIKYIILILLVFFFLFPFLWALSTSLKTATDVFKWPPEWIPKPISFESYKYVLTELPIFKYFINSMIITILGVLFNVVLSSMAAYPLARLEFKGRNLIFFLIILPMMVPMQSTLIVNFITILHLNLFNSYISVVLPTAVSSFGIFLMRQNYLSIPRELEDSAKIDGCNEFQIWSKIAFPLVKPAAGALAIFSFVAYWNSFLWPLIVLKDPNKYPIQVGIAYLNNMFAQNYRHICASLIIAVIPILIFFFFTQRYFIEGYQGALKG; this is encoded by the coding sequence ATGAAAAGTTCATTAAGAAAAAAAAGAATCATATCATTAACGATAAAATATATAATTTTAATTTTATTAGTATTTTTTTTCCTATTTCCTTTTTTGTGGGCGTTATCTACTTCTTTAAAAACTGCAACGGATGTATTTAAATGGCCTCCAGAATGGATACCCAAGCCGATTAGCTTCGAGTCATACAAATATGTTTTAACCGAACTACCTATATTTAAATATTTTATTAATTCAATGATAATTACTATATTAGGAGTACTTTTTAATGTAGTTTTATCTTCGATGGCTGCCTACCCATTAGCAAGACTTGAATTTAAAGGTAGAAATTTAATTTTTTTCCTGATTATATTACCTATGATGGTTCCTATGCAAAGTACTTTAATTGTGAACTTTATTACTATTTTGCACCTAAATTTGTTTAATTCCTATATATCAGTGGTATTACCGACAGCTGTTAGCAGTTTTGGGATTTTTCTAATGAGACAAAATTACCTATCGATTCCACGCGAATTAGAAGATTCTGCGAAAATAGATGGTTGTAATGAATTCCAAATTTGGAGCAAAATTGCTTTTCCATTAGTCAAACCAGCAGCAGGAGCTTTAGCTATATTTTCTTTTGTGGCATATTGGAATTCGTTTTTATGGCCATTAATTGTTTTAAAAGATCCAAATAAATATCCTATCCAGGTTGGGATTGCTTATCTTAACAATATGTTTGCTCAAAATTATAGACATATTTGTGCTAGTTTAATAATAGCAGTTATTCCTATATTAATATTTTTCTTTTTCACTCAAAGATATTTTATAGAAGGCTATCAAGGGGCCTTAAAAGGTTGA
- a CDS encoding carbohydrate ABC transporter permease, translating into MRLTRKKQQLIVIIAFLLVPIILLGVFSYYPIIKGTILSFADYNMLTSEINWVGLKNYRWLFNYKYFYVSLLNTLKYLIVVPFIQFASMGLAVLVNQQVPGIKIFRTLFYVPVITGSVIVSIAWRWIFDVDGILNYFLMSLHLIKEPIMWLLDKNMALFSCMFVTFWRGLGYYMIIYLAGLQNIPSELYEAASLDGANSFKKFTKITVPLLKPTMLLCFILSSMSALQVFEEILLLTEGKSQTTTLMFELYDLAFNKLEFGKSAALAIVLSIFLICLTFLNFKIFGLGGEKEK; encoded by the coding sequence ATGAGATTAACTCGAAAAAAGCAACAATTAATTGTAATTATTGCTTTTTTATTGGTACCAATAATTTTGCTAGGTGTTTTTAGTTACTATCCAATTATTAAAGGAACTATATTATCGTTTGCAGACTACAATATGCTTACAAGTGAAATAAATTGGGTTGGATTAAAAAATTATCGCTGGCTTTTTAATTACAAATATTTTTATGTGTCTTTATTAAATACTTTAAAGTATTTAATAGTGGTTCCTTTCATTCAATTTGCTTCTATGGGACTTGCGGTTTTGGTAAATCAACAAGTTCCAGGTATAAAAATATTTAGGACCCTATTTTATGTTCCAGTAATTACCGGTAGTGTTATTGTAAGTATAGCTTGGAGATGGATTTTTGATGTAGATGGAATTTTGAATTATTTTTTAATGTCTTTACATCTAATAAAAGAGCCAATAATGTGGCTTTTGGATAAAAATATGGCGTTGTTTTCGTGTATGTTCGTAACTTTTTGGCGTGGTCTTGGTTATTATATGATTATTTATTTAGCGGGTTTGCAAAATATTCCTTCTGAACTATATGAGGCAGCTTCTCTAGATGGGGCAAATAGTTTTAAAAAGTTTACGAAGATAACCGTTCCTTTACTTAAACCCACTATGCTTTTATGTTTTATTTTATCTTCTATGTCTGCACTTCAAGTCTTTGAGGAGATTTTATTGTTAACTGAAGGAAAGTCACAAACCACTACGTTGATGTTTGAATTATATGACTTAGCTTTTAACAAACTAGAATTTGGAAAATCTGCAGCGTTAGCAATTGTGCTTTCAATTTTTTTAATATGTTTAACATTTTTGAATTTTAAAATATTTGGCTTAGGAGGCGAAAAAGAAAAATGA
- a CDS encoding ABC transporter substrate-binding protein, whose product MKKFVTVLFLILTVCTISFAAKTVTVEFWTLSLSTFSDYINEVINSFEAANPGIEIDWVDVPMGSIQQKLVAAIASGKAPDLVNLNAQYVLDYVAKNALQPLDEYVTKEDKFLYWEGLWKGTVIDNKAYAITWYVGPSGVMIYNKQLFEKAGLDPNKPPETWEEAIEYSRIIKEKTGAYGIQPNPGGINNLSDEGIQLVSPDGKKATFNTPEAVKKLESMQQAFKEGLFPPDFIIGDWQTGTQKYSAGELAMFPASTMIKHIQINSPSIYAVSDIAPSPRKKSGVTRLDPMNLAVPYNAKNKEEAVKFGLWLTSPYWQIEFSKLATIVPSTKITLETDLWFVERAEEDLNIKAQMMSNSSKLMMYAEDSTAIGKIIGASKYSEFKRILDEYWQAGIKGEYTAQEALSLAEKECNKLLAE is encoded by the coding sequence ATGAAAAAGTTTGTTACGGTATTATTCTTGATTTTAACTGTTTGTACGATATCTTTCGCCGCAAAAACTGTTACAGTCGAATTTTGGACGTTGTCTTTATCAACATTTTCGGATTACATTAATGAAGTTATAAATAGCTTTGAAGCAGCAAATCCTGGTATTGAAATTGATTGGGTGGATGTTCCAATGGGTTCAATTCAGCAGAAGTTGGTAGCAGCTATAGCTTCAGGAAAAGCACCAGATTTGGTTAATTTGAATGCTCAATATGTCTTAGATTACGTAGCTAAAAATGCTCTACAACCTTTAGATGAGTACGTAACAAAAGAAGACAAGTTCCTTTACTGGGAAGGGTTGTGGAAAGGAACTGTAATAGATAACAAGGCATATGCAATTACTTGGTACGTAGGTCCATCTGGAGTGATGATTTATAATAAACAGCTTTTCGAAAAAGCGGGGTTAGATCCAAATAAACCGCCAGAAACTTGGGAAGAAGCAATAGAATATTCAAGAATAATAAAGGAAAAAACTGGAGCTTATGGAATTCAACCTAATCCTGGAGGAATTAACAACTTATCAGATGAAGGTATACAGCTTGTAAGTCCTGATGGGAAAAAAGCAACTTTTAATACTCCAGAAGCTGTTAAAAAGTTAGAATCGATGCAACAAGCTTTTAAAGAAGGACTTTTTCCACCAGATTTTATAATAGGTGATTGGCAGACAGGAACTCAAAAATATTCTGCAGGTGAATTGGCTATGTTTCCAGCTTCAACTATGATTAAACATATTCAAATTAATAGTCCAAGTATTTATGCAGTGAGTGATATAGCTCCAAGTCCTAGGAAAAAAAGTGGGGTTACTCGTTTAGATCCAATGAACTTAGCAGTTCCTTACAATGCAAAAAATAAAGAAGAAGCTGTAAAATTTGGGTTATGGTTAACTTCTCCATACTGGCAAATAGAATTTTCAAAATTGGCAACTATAGTTCCTTCAACAAAGATCACTTTGGAAACTGATCTTTGGTTTGTCGAAAGAGCAGAAGAAGATTTAAATATTAAAGCACAGATGATGAGTAATAGTAGTAAGTTAATGATGTATGCAGAAGATTCAACTGCGATTGGAAAAATCATAGGTGCATCTAAATACTCTGAATTCAAAAGAATATTAGATGAATATTGGCAAGCTGGTATAAAAGGTGAATATACTGCCCAAGAAGCTCTTTCCTTAGCAGAAAAAGAATGTAATAAGCTATTGGCTGAATGA
- a CDS encoding MurR/RpiR family transcriptional regulator, translating into MSKIEALINSRMHSFTKSEKKIAEYILNSKKSDITRMTISELASNSGVSEATIVRYVKKIGFESFQDFKLNLVLDNGEEDDILEEEKDVTISKDDTPQEILRKTKLGFLQSIENTDAIIDMNNFLQAVNFIRSAKKIEIYGVGSSSAVGKILQYKLTRLGFPAYSIEDPHMQAISAATLGLGDLAFGISQSGSTKDTVDSLAIAKKHGATTICLTEHVNSPITKYADVVLEIYSGENPVKTSAGRSILVQVFAVELLSGLLYSTEYEKAIKVGKETASAVVNKLY; encoded by the coding sequence ATGTCGAAGATAGAAGCATTGATAAATTCGAGAATGCATAGTTTTACAAAGTCAGAAAAGAAGATTGCAGAATATATACTAAACAGTAAAAAAAGTGACATAACAAGAATGACTATAAGTGAACTCGCCTCAAATTCTGGAGTTAGTGAAGCAACTATCGTTAGATATGTCAAAAAAATAGGGTTTGAATCCTTTCAAGACTTTAAACTCAACCTTGTTTTAGATAATGGTGAAGAAGATGATATTTTAGAAGAAGAAAAAGATGTAACTATATCAAAAGACGATACCCCTCAAGAAATTTTAAGAAAGACAAAACTTGGCTTTTTACAGTCAATAGAAAATACTGATGCAATAATTGATATGAATAATTTTTTACAAGCAGTGAATTTTATTAGGTCTGCCAAAAAAATAGAAATTTACGGAGTAGGTTCTTCTTCTGCTGTTGGTAAAATTCTTCAGTATAAATTAACAAGATTAGGGTTTCCAGCTTATTCAATTGAAGATCCACACATGCAAGCTATTTCTGCAGCGACTTTAGGTTTAGGAGATTTAGCATTTGGAATAAGTCAAAGTGGTTCAACAAAAGATACTGTTGACTCTCTAGCTATAGCAAAAAAGCATGGGGCAACTACTATTTGCCTAACAGAACATGTAAACTCTCCTATAACAAAATATGCCGATGTTGTATTAGAAATATACTCAGGTGAAAACCCTGTTAAGACAAGTGCTGGAAGATCTATTTTAGTTCAAGTGTTCGCTGTTGAGTTACTGTCAGGCCTCTTATATTCAACAGAATATGAAAAGGCCATTAAAGTTGGAAAAGAAACTGCAAGTGCAGTTGTAAATAAATTGTATTGA
- a CDS encoding putative N-acetylmannosamine-6-phosphate 2-epimerase — MKTLKKNAFIVSCQAEEGEPLFGKETMVKMSIAAQMGGADAIRSLYPDVVKEVKNVVSIPIIGITKNRNLKGAFITTTKKDIDELVQAKADFIALDCTRRERPEPLPELFNYLKSKYPNIGIIADIADIDDVKNIIPLKPDYIATTLSGYTDYSINRPCPDYELIREIIKITDIPVIAEGNLSTPLEARKAILNGAYAVTVGTAITRPQIITQRFKEYLADFQDDELLAVGIDIGGTWTRGVLVDRFGIIKDSDKVRTASTGKEVISNMLSLIKKLKTEETHFLGVASGGRIDFKTGVVGFSTGLIPDWKGVGLADIVEKEFNIRPIVDNDANCASYFQHFITDEDNMLMITVGTGIGGGIINDGRIVRGAKGGGGEIGHIIYPGNTKECSCGKVGCVETILSGRYLKENIYGKEGKEVYKKIREYSKVMAWFIDTLKATLDFDKCYLGGVLPNYGDEFLENIKNSFKQISNEKNADFINYSDLGEFAGARGAALLSLHKGEI; from the coding sequence GTGAAAACGTTGAAAAAGAATGCATTTATAGTCTCATGCCAAGCTGAAGAAGGAGAACCATTATTTGGGAAAGAGACAATGGTAAAAATGTCAATTGCAGCACAAATGGGAGGGGCAGACGCAATTAGAAGTCTTTATCCTGATGTTGTTAAGGAAGTAAAAAATGTAGTTAGCATTCCAATCATTGGTATTACAAAAAACAGAAATTTAAAGGGAGCTTTCATTACGACCACAAAGAAGGATATAGATGAATTAGTACAAGCAAAAGCAGATTTTATTGCATTAGATTGTACAAGAAGAGAAAGGCCAGAACCACTGCCAGAACTTTTTAACTATCTAAAGAGTAAATATCCCAACATTGGAATAATTGCAGATATTGCGGATATAGACGACGTAAAAAATATTATTCCATTAAAACCAGATTATATTGCGACAACCCTTTCTGGATACACAGACTATTCTATAAATAGGCCTTGCCCTGATTATGAATTAATTCGTGAGATTATTAAAATAACTGATATTCCTGTTATCGCTGAAGGAAACCTTTCAACTCCTTTAGAAGCTAGAAAAGCTATATTAAATGGAGCATATGCTGTGACAGTAGGAACAGCGATTACAAGGCCTCAGATAATAACTCAAAGATTTAAGGAATACCTTGCAGATTTTCAAGACGATGAATTATTAGCGGTTGGGATTGATATAGGAGGAACGTGGACAAGAGGAGTATTGGTAGATAGATTTGGAATAATTAAAGACAGTGATAAAGTTCGAACTGCTTCTACAGGAAAAGAAGTTATTTCAAATATGCTTTCTTTAATCAAGAAACTTAAAACAGAAGAAACTCATTTTCTAGGAGTAGCAAGTGGAGGAAGGATTGATTTCAAAACCGGAGTAGTAGGTTTTTCCACCGGATTAATTCCAGATTGGAAAGGCGTAGGTTTAGCAGATATTGTAGAAAAAGAATTTAATATAAGACCTATAGTTGATAATGACGCAAATTGTGCTTCATACTTTCAACATTTTATAACAGATGAAGATAATATGCTCATGATAACAGTTGGAACTGGGATTGGGGGAGGAATTATAAATGACGGAAGAATAGTAAGAGGTGCAAAAGGTGGAGGTGGAGAAATAGGACACATTATTTATCCTGGAAATACCAAAGAATGTTCTTGTGGAAAGGTTGGATGTGTTGAAACAATTCTTTCTGGAAGATATTTAAAAGAAAATATATATGGAAAAGAAGGAAAAGAAGTGTACAAGAAAATAAGAGAATACTCCAAAGTAATGGCTTGGTTTATTGATACCTTAAAAGCCACACTTGATTTTGATAAATGTTATTTAGGAGGAGTTTTGCCAAATTATGGAGATGAATTTTTGGAAAATATAAAAAATAGTTTTAAACAGATCAGTAATGAAAAAAATGCCGATTTTATAAACTACAGTGATCTAGGAGAATTTGCTGGAGCAAGAGGAGCCGCATTGCTATCTCTACATAAAGGAGAGATCTGA
- the msrA gene encoding peptide-methionine (S)-S-oxide reductase MsrA — protein sequence MDEQLNKLAQAKTGEFDSTASLSKQEAIFAAGCFWGVEYMFRKVVGVIDVICGYTGGFVENPTYQQVCTGKTGHAESVLVIYDPNIVGYEELVRYFFEIHDPTQIGGQGPDIGDQYRSEIFYLNEEQKSIAEKIIKELIEKGINVVTKVTKASKFYKAENYHQSYYDKTKKEPYCHFRRNVFNKDYIKVII from the coding sequence ATGGATGAGCAACTTAATAAGTTAGCCCAGGCTAAAACAGGAGAATTTGATAGTACCGCTTCTCTTTCAAAACAAGAAGCTATATTTGCTGCAGGATGTTTTTGGGGTGTAGAGTACATGTTTAGAAAAGTTGTTGGCGTTATAGATGTAATTTGTGGTTACACTGGTGGATTTGTTGAGAATCCTACATACCAGCAGGTATGTACGGGAAAGACAGGGCATGCAGAATCAGTTTTAGTAATATATGATCCAAATATTGTTGGGTATGAAGAATTAGTAAGATATTTCTTTGAAATTCATGACCCAACTCAAATAGGTGGGCAAGGTCCAGATATTGGAGACCAATACAGAAGTGAAATTTTTTACCTAAATGAAGAACAAAAATCTATAGCGGAAAAAATTATTAAAGAATTGATTGAAAAAGGTATAAATGTTGTAACTAAAGTTACAAAAGCCTCTAAATTTTATAAAGCCGAAAACTACCATCAAAGTTACTATGATAAGACAAAGAAAGAACCTTATTGTCATTTTAGAAGAAATGTTTTTAACAAAGATTATATTAAAGTCATCATTTAG
- a CDS encoding M55 family metallopeptidase, which yields MSIIKIYVSFDFEGLGGISQWDDVTKDNKDYKQKYAVIQLKTLFEQLRDHEVVISDSHDKGNNIPWEITNDYPNVKLISGGIRKYYMMSGIDESFDRMIFFGYHSGVGEIYSTMDHTYSSSCIHNIWINGKKMSETLINAAYGGVFDVPLAMVVGDDKLKMQLAPYFNKIYYIETKKSLGRYAAQFKPMKILLEEISSTTKLMLSKAKEYFEIFKFDKPIEMIVELSDTSKADMVESMPLIERIDGRKVKLLSDEYKMIFEALLAITYICSVKI from the coding sequence GTGAGTATTATTAAAATATACGTTTCTTTTGATTTTGAGGGTTTAGGAGGAATCAGTCAGTGGGATGATGTTACAAAAGACAATAAAGATTACAAGCAAAAATATGCAGTTATACAGTTAAAGACACTTTTTGAACAATTACGAGATCATGAAGTTGTAATTTCTGATTCACATGATAAAGGAAACAATATTCCGTGGGAAATAACTAATGATTATCCTAATGTCAAGTTAATAAGCGGAGGGATTAGAAAATATTATATGATGTCTGGAATAGATGAATCTTTTGATAGGATGATTTTCTTTGGATATCATTCTGGAGTGGGAGAAATCTATTCTACAATGGATCATACCTATTCAAGCTCTTGTATACATAATATTTGGATTAATGGAAAAAAGATGAGTGAGACTCTAATAAACGCAGCTTATGGTGGTGTTTTTGATGTTCCTCTAGCTATGGTTGTTGGAGACGATAAGCTTAAAATGCAACTTGCACCATATTTCAATAAGATATATTATATTGAAACTAAGAAGTCTCTCGGAAGATATGCTGCCCAATTTAAACCGATGAAAATTCTCTTGGAAGAAATAAGTTCTACTACAAAATTGATGCTCAGTAAAGCTAAAGAGTATTTTGAGATTTTTAAATTTGACAAACCAATAGAAATGATTGTAGAATTATCTGATACTTCAAAGGCTGATATGGTAGAATCAATGCCATTGATTGAAAGAATAGATGGTCGAAAAGTTAAATTGCTGAGTGATGAATACAAAATGATATTTGAAGCCTTGTTAGCAATTACATATATTTGCAGTGTTAAAATTTAG
- a CDS encoding Fur family transcriptional regulator, with protein sequence MRSTKARRDILNIFQNEDVPLSADYIYELLNGEYDKSTIYRNLKNFEKNGKLRSIVFSDKITYFYKGSGHFHFIYCVRCKKFERFNLCYSETISKFITDTLGYEVLGHTLYFEGICKNCQEEMKK encoded by the coding sequence ATGAGAAGCACAAAAGCTAGAAGAGATATTCTAAATATTTTCCAAAATGAGGATGTCCCTTTAAGTGCTGATTATATTTATGAGTTGCTAAATGGAGAATATGATAAGTCGACTATATATAGAAACTTAAAAAACTTTGAAAAGAATGGAAAGTTAAGGTCTATAGTTTTTTCTGATAAAATTACTTATTTTTATAAAGGGTCTGGTCACTTTCATTTTATTTATTGTGTTAGGTGTAAAAAATTCGAACGATTTAATCTCTGTTATTCAGAAACTATAAGCAAATTCATAACAGATACTTTGGGGTATGAGGTTCTTGGTCACACACTTTATTTTGAAGGAATCTGTAAAAATTGTCAGGAGGAGATGAAAAAATGA
- a CDS encoding metal ABC transporter substrate-binding protein, whose translation MKKKLIFSIFVLFAFLSFSLNVSTSIMPYYLIVKEIIGDLGTVNLVIPAGNSPHTYSLTPQNLKSLYNSDLLILNGLNLEIFISKLTENLKQDNIKIIYASDYVPEKELIISMHHHEGEDILNSNHESEELYNPHIWLDPYLVYTYIIPGLVEDLSKLDPENSFFYSQNGDYLTNRMVKLDNYLNEKSKQVHGDIFVVHNSFDYFAKKYNIKIAAVVESTPGVPPTPKEIIELSEIAKNKNVKAIFNEPQLSDKAANTIAKNLNLNIGLLDPIGSKEQIIDIDSLYLYNMFEIIRRTAYEK comes from the coding sequence ATGAAAAAAAAGTTAATTTTTAGCATTTTTGTGTTATTTGCATTTCTGTCATTTTCTTTAAATGTATCGACTTCAATAATGCCCTATTATTTGATAGTTAAGGAAATTATAGGAGACCTTGGGACTGTAAACCTAGTAATCCCTGCTGGGAATAGTCCTCATACTTACTCTCTCACTCCACAAAATCTAAAGAGTTTATATAACTCTGATTTATTAATTCTCAACGGCTTAAACTTAGAGATCTTTATTTCAAAACTAACAGAAAATTTAAAACAAGATAATATCAAGATTATTTATGCCTCTGACTATGTACCTGAAAAAGAATTAATTATAAGCATGCACCATCACGAAGGCGAGGATATTCTCAATAGTAACCATGAAAGCGAGGAATTGTACAATCCACATATATGGTTAGATCCATATCTAGTATATACATATATTATTCCCGGATTAGTTGAAGATCTCTCAAAATTAGATCCCGAAAATAGTTTTTTTTATTCACAAAATGGTGATTATCTTACAAACAGAATGGTCAAACTTGATAATTATTTAAACGAGAAATCAAAACAAGTACATGGGGATATTTTTGTGGTACATAATTCATTTGATTATTTTGCAAAAAAGTATAATATTAAAATTGCTGCAGTTGTGGAGTCAACACCAGGTGTTCCTCCTACACCTAAAGAAATAATAGAATTAAGCGAAATCGCAAAAAATAAAAACGTAAAAGCCATTTTCAATGAACCTCAATTGAGCGATAAAGCTGCAAACACTATTGCAAAAAACCTTAATTTAAATATTGGATTACTTGACCCAATTGGTAGTAAAGAACAAATAATTGATATCGATTCTTTATATTTATACAATATGTTCGAAATTATAAGGAGAACAGCATATGAAAAATGA
- a CDS encoding metal ABC transporter ATP-binding protein — MKNEPVISANNLNYSVNNNQILTNIFFDIYKGDFVGIIGPNGAGKSTLVKIITGEIEKYSGEVSIKGKIGYVPQVEEIISTFPMKVYELVLLGLYKEVGPIKRFKKYHYQKVKEVLQLLSIEELYDRQIGKLSGGEYRRVMIARALVSDPDILILDEPEANIDKPGQELLLNILKKLKEEKNMTIILVSHDLNMIFKETTRILCLNKTLHCHKNTRDINMKDLKELYSEDFELFAHLNGTMKAVVDKHDGNT, encoded by the coding sequence ATGAAAAATGAACCTGTTATCTCTGCTAATAATTTAAATTACTCGGTGAACAACAATCAGATCTTGACAAATATTTTTTTTGACATATATAAAGGGGATTTCGTTGGAATAATTGGGCCAAACGGTGCAGGAAAATCAACCTTGGTAAAAATTATTACTGGTGAAATAGAAAAATATTCGGGCGAAGTCTCAATAAAAGGTAAAATAGGTTATGTTCCACAAGTTGAAGAAATTATTTCAACTTTTCCTATGAAAGTATATGAGTTAGTCTTATTAGGACTATATAAAGAAGTTGGACCCATAAAACGTTTCAAGAAATACCATTACCAAAAGGTAAAAGAGGTTCTTCAGTTACTAAGTATAGAAGAGTTGTATGATAGACAAATAGGAAAGTTATCGGGTGGTGAATACAGAAGAGTAATGATTGCAAGAGCCCTAGTATCAGATCCCGACATACTAATACTTGATGAACCGGAGGCTAATATCGATAAACCTGGTCAAGAGCTATTATTAAATATTCTGAAAAAATTAAAAGAAGAAAAAAATATGACAATAATTTTAGTAAGTCACGACCTTAATATGATATTTAAAGAAACAACTAGAATTCTTTGTTTAAATAAAACTCTTCATTGTCATAAAAATACCCGGGATATAAACATGAAGGATTTAAAAGAATTATACTCTGAAGACTTTGAATTGTTTGCACATTTAAACGGAACTATGAAAGCGGTGGTCGATAAACATGATGGAAATACTTAA
- a CDS encoding metal ABC transporter permease — protein sequence MMEILKYPFLRNGLIGAILAGLGSSLLSNFIVLKKMEFIGEGAAHVAFGAIAFALFFNLNMNVISLIVAIVFAVAIHILGKKEKVQENSVIGMLLTLSMAVGIILLSFKKGYVPEIDSFLFGDVLMINNEDLKLLFIFDLIIIFYIIFFNKELKYYAYNQKLSQIFGVPVDFINLSFLIITSITIVISAKIIGIILITSLLITPGVIGKLFAKSINQMILISLIIGFVSSVLGFIASYYFDIPSGPTIVVTLFVLFIISYIIKRVYLLKNKESV from the coding sequence ATGATGGAAATACTTAAATACCCTTTTTTAAGAAATGGCTTAATAGGAGCAATACTAGCTGGTTTAGGAAGTTCTTTACTATCGAATTTTATCGTTCTAAAAAAAATGGAGTTTATAGGAGAAGGAGCTGCACATGTTGCATTTGGTGCAATAGCCTTCGCTTTATTCTTTAATCTAAATATGAATGTTATCTCATTAATTGTTGCAATTGTTTTTGCAGTAGCTATTCATATACTTGGTAAAAAAGAGAAAGTTCAAGAAAACAGCGTTATTGGTATGCTTTTAACTCTATCAATGGCAGTTGGAATCATATTATTATCTTTCAAAAAGGGATATGTACCGGAAATTGATAGTTTTCTATTTGGCGATGTATTGATGATTAATAATGAAGATCTAAAGTTACTATTTATCTTTGATTTAATAATAATTTTTTATATTATATTTTTTAATAAGGAACTTAAATATTACGCTTACAATCAGAAGTTAAGCCAAATATTTGGTGTGCCAGTAGATTTTATTAATTTATCCTTTTTAATTATTACTTCTATTACAATTGTTATTTCTGCTAAAATAATAGGTATAATATTAATAACTTCTTTGCTAATTACCCCAGGAGTAATAGGAAAGTTATTTGCTAAAAGTATCAATCAAATGATTTTAATATCATTAATAATCGGTTTTGTATCTTCTGTACTCGGATTCATAGCCTCTTATTATTTTGATATCCCCTCTGGTCCAACTATTGTTGTCACCTTATTTGTTTTATTCATAATTTCTTATATAATAAAAAGAGTTTACTTATTAAAAAATAAAGAATCAGTATAG
- a CDS encoding HAD-IIA family hydrolase codes for MKINEEAIKRLKNVELFVLDIDGTFYVSKQLVDGAQKFSNLLKTQGKKLVFLTNNSNKSKQEYIEEFESIGYPISEKEIYTAGIATAEYIKKQFGSKKIYLVGTPSIIQEYKRYNHEIVEDSPEMVVVTFDKTLTYEKLAKASVFISRGALFIATNPDLNCPTIDGPIPDTGAIASTISQACNKKPDLVFGKPDPRILEMVINDYGLTPEKTCMVGDRLYTDILIGIHANTLTTLVLTGEAKLTDLDNTPIKPDIIAKNLGELADLII; via the coding sequence TTGAAGATCAATGAAGAAGCTATAAAAAGGCTTAAAAATGTTGAGTTATTTGTATTAGATATTGATGGTACGTTCTATGTCAGTAAACAGCTTGTTGATGGTGCTCAAAAATTTTCTAATCTTTTAAAAACTCAGGGTAAAAAGCTTGTTTTTCTAACAAATAATTCAAATAAATCTAAGCAAGAATATATTGAAGAATTTGAATCTATTGGATATCCCATCTCAGAAAAAGAAATATATACAGCAGGTATTGCAACAGCCGAATACATTAAAAAACAGTTTGGCTCTAAGAAAATTTATTTGGTTGGAACACCTTCAATTATTCAAGAGTATAAAAGATATAATCATGAGATTGTAGAAGATTCTCCTGAAATGGTTGTAGTTACATTTGATAAAACACTAACATACGAAAAACTTGCAAAAGCCTCTGTTTTTATAAGTAGAGGTGCTTTATTTATCGCGACCAATCCAGATTTAAATTGCCCAACCATAGATGGACCTATTCCAGATACCGGTGCAATAGCGAGCACTATCTCACAGGCTTGTAACAAAAAACCTGATCTAGTATTTGGAAAACCTGATCCAAGAATATTAGAAATGGTTATAAATGACTATGGATTAACGCCAGAAAAAACATGTATGGTAGGAGACAGATTGTACACCGATATTTTAATTGGAATACATGCAAACACTTTAACTACTTTAGTCCTAACAGGAGAAGCAAAATTAACAGATTTAGATAATACTCCTATAAAACCTGATATAATAGCAAAAAATCTGGGTGAGTTAGCAGATTTAATAATTTAG